One genomic window of Capricornis sumatraensis isolate serow.1 chromosome 15, serow.2, whole genome shotgun sequence includes the following:
- the EDN3 gene encoding endothelin-3 — protein sequence MELGLCFLFGLAVTSAAGWVPHPQSGDAGRSSMPRAPSAARSEGDTKETVATMAARGPSPRSPWREQGPSQFGKQGAEGVPVHHRARRCTCFTYKDKECVYYCHLDIIWINTPERTVPYGLSSYRGSGSRGRRSAGQFPQSPQPVKGTLRCACTESDDDACLQFCTWSLAARGNSRSAQTPDKEVEKHTGGALGGVRPRSCALVATLRLLSS from the exons ATGGAGCTGGGGCTGTGCTTCCTTTTCGGGCTCGCTGTGACCTCCGCCGCAG GATGGGTGCCTCACCCCCAGTCTGGGGATGCTGGCAGGAGCAGCATGCCCCGGGCCCCCTCTGCAGCCAGATCGGAGGGGGACACCAAGGAGACTGTGGCCACCATGGCAGCCCGGGGTCCAAGCCCCAGAAGCCCTTGGCGGGAGCAGGGACCAAGTCAGTTTGGGAAGCAGGGGGCCGAGGGGGTCCCTGTGCACCACCGAGCCCGGCGCTGTACATGTTTTACCTACAAGGACAAAGAGTGTGTCTACTATTGCCACCTGGACATCATCTGGATCAACACTCCTGA ACGGACTGTGCCCTATGGACTGTCCAGCTACAGAGGCAGCGGAAGCAGGGGCAGGAGGTCGGCTGGGCAGTTCCCACAGAGCCCACAGCCAGTGAAGGGGACGCTGCGCTGTGCCTGCACGGAGAGCGACGATGACGCCTGCTTGCAGTTCTGCACCTGGTCCCTGGCTGCCCGCGG GAATTCAAGGTCGGCACAAACACCTGACAAAGAAGTGGAAAAGCACACTGGTGGTGCCCTGGGGGGCGTGCGTCCGAGGAG